GATCGCGTGCGCCAGCTTGATCCCGCCGCGCGAAACCCACGGGTGGTCGCGGCCGCGCACCTCGAGCGGAACGTCTTCGGCTAACTGGTGGCCGGGCTTTGCCAGCTTGGTCTCGCCGGAGAACACGAGGCCCGCCATGACCAGCGCTTGCGCACGGGTGCGGCTTTCGGCCAACCCGCGTTCGACGAGCAACTGGTCAAGGCGGCGTTTCTTCGTCATTGACACTGCAGCGCCTAGCGCGCGTTGGGCCTGAGTGGAACCAGGAGAGACGATCATTCGCACCCCCCGCCTATCCGCAAAGGCCGCTATTGCGCTTGTGTGTCTCGCCGCGAGCGGTTGCACCGCTCCGGCACCGCCGCCATTACCCCCGGTCGCCAAGCCCGCCCCCAAACAGGTACCAAATCCGACGCCGGAACCGGTCACGCTCGACCCCGCACCAAGCTTCACCAACTGGATGGATGCCCCGGTGACCCCGGGCGATTGGTCCTACACCGCCGAGGCTCGGGGCGGATTGGCACAGTTCGGCGTTGCAGGCGCCGCGCCGCTATTGTGGATGCGCTGCGATCGTGCGCGCGGCACAGTCACGCTGTCGCGCGCGGGGACTGCGCCTGCCGCCGTGCCGGTTCGGATCATCACCGAAACAGAGACCCGATTGCTCAACGGATTGCCGCAGCGAGATGGCACCGCCGCACTCACGGTGACACTGCCTGCGGCCTCGTCGTTCCTCGACGCGATCGCGTTCTCGAAAGGGCGCTTCGCGTTCGAGACCCCTGGCCTTCCGACACTCTACGTGCCCAGCTGGCCCGAGGTTACCCGTGTTATCGAGGATTGCCGCTAGGCTTCTTGCGCCCCTGCGGCGGGCATAAAAATACCCGCCGGAGGTGGCGGGTCACAAACGCTGATACTGACGGGGAAAAAGATAATTGCAAGACTTGTGTTGCGATTCGTTTGGACTCACATTGCCAGTCAGAGGTCGCGGTGGCCGCGGTTCTCGACCCCGCAGTGAAACGCGAAGGGTTTGGCTTTCTAGCGCGAAAGGAGGTGATCCGATGTCTCATGGTTCAGCAGGGAGGTCGGTGACGACCCGCGCGGAGCACTATCGGTAGACTTCACTTCGCCGATAGAGGCTTCGTGAGCGGCTTCACTGGCCGCTGACCATGCGAAGGGCGGTTCCCGACGGGCGGAGCCGCCCTTCTCATCTTTTCGGGGGTGGGCGAAATTTGCAGTCAATCGGCCCGGATCGCACGAATTCGTGATATATCCGCGCGATGGCCAGCTATCTCTCAAACTCCAAGGCGCGCAGGTTCTACGATCTCGTCGGGCGGATCGAGGATACGCAGGCGTTCTACGAGGACCCGGCGCTCGATATCCTTGTCGCTCGCGGTCACTTCGAAAACGCCACGTCGATGTTCGAATTTGGCTGCGGCACGGGTCGTCTGGCCGAGCGTTTGCTGTCGGGCCCGTTACCGCCCGACGCGGGCTATACCGCGTGCGACATCAGCCCGAAGATGGTCAGCCTTGCACGAGCCCGGATCGCGAAATTCGGCAACCGCGCAAGCGCCTTCGAGGCGAGTGGCGATGCGGAGCGGGATTTCGGGGAAGGTCATGTCGATCGGGTGGTCACAGCCTACGTGCTCGACCTCCTTTCGCCTGCAGACATCTCGGCTTTCCTGTCGGCCGCTGCGAAACATATGCTCCCGGGCGGTCTCCTCTGCGCCGCAAGCATCGCACCGGGCGAAACGCTTCCCTCGAGCGTGATCATGGGTGTGTGGGCGAGGTTGCACGGCCTCGCCCCGATCCTCACCGGCGGATGTCGGCCGATCGCACTCAGAGACCTGATCGGTGCGGCCGGATGGAATATCATCGACGCACAGAAGGTCGCGGCATGGGGCGTGACGTCGCAGGTCGTGATCGCTTCTCCCCCCTTGCCCTGAAACCGCGCGCGCACTACGCGGCGAAGCATGGATTTCACGCATCTCCCCCACCCCTCGCCTACCCCTGCAGACGCGCGGGAAAAGGCGATTGCCGACCCCGGTTTCGGCACGGTGTTCACCGACCACATGGTCCTGATCGAATACGAGGAAGGCCGTGGGTGGCACAGCGCCAGCGTGGGCCCGCGCGAGCCGATCACACTCGATCCGGCCGCCAGTGTCCTCCACTACGCGCAGGAAATCTTCGAAGGGATGAAGGCCTACAAGCACCCAGACGGGAGCCTGGCGCTGTTCCGCCCCGAAGCCAACGCGCGGCGCTTCAATGCCTCGGCCGACCGTATGGCGATGCCGCACCTGCCAGAGGACGTATTCGTCCAGTCGGTGCAGGAACTGGTGCGCAAGGATGCCGACTGGTTCCCCGCGGTCGAAGGCGGCTCGCTCTACCTACGGCCATTCATGTTTGCCTCGGAAGCGTTTCTCGGCGTGCGTCCGGCGAAGAAGTACAAGTACCTCGTGATCGCCAGCCCGGTGGGCAACTACTTCAAATCTGGCGTCCCGGCAGTGAGCATCTGGGTCAGCCGCGATTATGTCCGCGCGGCACCGGGCGGCACCGGTGCTGCCAAGACCGGCGGCAACTACGCCGCCAGCCTCGTTCCGCAGGCCGAAGCGATCGCCAAGGGGCACGACCAGGTCGTGTTTCTCGACGCGGTCGAGCGCAAGTGGATCGAGGAGCTGGGCGGCATGAACCTGTTCTTCGTGATGGACGACGGCAGCGTGATCACTCCTCCGCTCGGCGGCACGATCCTTCCGGGCATAACCCGCGACAGCCTGATCCAGTTGCTGACCGAGCAAGGCCTGAAAGTCCGCGAAGAACGCTACTCGATCGACCAGTGGCGGGCCGACGCCGAAAGCGGCAAGCTTGTGGAAACGATGGCCTGCGGCACCGCCGCGGTGGTGACCCCGGTAGGCCGGGTCGAAGGACCCGAAGGCGCATTCACGATCGGCTCCGGCGGTCCTGGCCAGCTGACGCAGGCGGTGCGCGAAAAGCTCGTCGGCATCCAGCGCGGAACAATGGCGGATACCCACGGCTGGGTCACCGCCGTTTGATTCCGAAGCGAAATTAGAGTCTGCTGCGCACGAGGTAGCGCCTGGTCATCTTGACGCTCGGCCGCAGCACGATGATCGCAACACCAGCGATCGCGATGCCACCGCCGATCAGCAAGCGCGCGCCAATCGGATCGCCGGTGAGCCAAGCGCCCAGCGCGATAGTTAGCAGCGGCGTCATCAATGTAAGCGGAACCACCTCGTTGGTCTCGTGCAGCTGGAGCATCCTGTAATATGCCGAGTGCGCGCCGACCGAAACGATCAGCGAGGCGAACAGCAAGCAACCTGCAAGCTCGAGCGGTTGCGATGCCATGACGTGCATCTGCCCGGTCTCCGTAACGAGCGAGAGCGGCGCAAGCAGGATCGACGAGGCGACACCCGCCCACGCCTGCAAACGGACCGAACTGATCTTCAGCTGCTTGACGAACACCGAGCCCAGCGCGCCGACAACCGCCGCGAG
Above is a window of Tsuneonella mangrovi DNA encoding:
- a CDS encoding class I SAM-dependent methyltransferase, producing the protein MASYLSNSKARRFYDLVGRIEDTQAFYEDPALDILVARGHFENATSMFEFGCGTGRLAERLLSGPLPPDAGYTACDISPKMVSLARARIAKFGNRASAFEASGDAERDFGEGHVDRVVTAYVLDLLSPADISAFLSAAAKHMLPGGLLCAASIAPGETLPSSVIMGVWARLHGLAPILTGGCRPIALRDLIGAAGWNIIDAQKVAAWGVTSQVVIASPPLP
- a CDS encoding branched-chain amino acid aminotransferase — protein: MDFTHLPHPSPTPADAREKAIADPGFGTVFTDHMVLIEYEEGRGWHSASVGPREPITLDPAASVLHYAQEIFEGMKAYKHPDGSLALFRPEANARRFNASADRMAMPHLPEDVFVQSVQELVRKDADWFPAVEGGSLYLRPFMFASEAFLGVRPAKKYKYLVIASPVGNYFKSGVPAVSIWVSRDYVRAAPGGTGAAKTGGNYAASLVPQAEAIAKGHDQVVFLDAVERKWIEELGGMNLFFVMDDGSVITPPLGGTILPGITRDSLIQLLTEQGLKVREERYSIDQWRADAESGKLVETMACGTAAVVTPVGRVEGPEGAFTIGSGGPGQLTQAVREKLVGIQRGTMADTHGWVTAV